The following proteins are co-located in the Candidatus Competibacteraceae bacterium genome:
- the icd gene encoding isocitrate dehydrogenase (NADP(+)) — protein MAYQHIRIPTSGEKITVKDGKLHVPDQPIVGYVEGDGIGPDITKASLRVWDAAVEEAYSGQRKINWCEIFLGEKAAEIYDGNYFPDETLEAIKELVVAIKGPLTTPVGGGFRSLNVALRQDLDLYACVRPVRYYPGVPSPVRFPEKVDVIIFRENTEDVYAGIEYQSGSPENVKLAKFLREEMGANFFDAAGLGIKPISPFASKRLVRKAIQYAIDHGRDSVTLVHKGNIMKFTEGAFRNWGYELARDEFPDQTITENDLYSVYGGKQPPGKVVIKDRIADIIFQLLQLRPEEFSVLATMNLNGDYLSDAVAAEVGGIGIAPGANMADHIAVFEATHGTAPKYANLDKVNPGSLMLSGVMMLQYMGWKEAADLIEIALTQVIADKTVTYDFARQMEGATEVPTSQFGDLIIAKIKAHGATLRAEAEQRRRELEAERRVLEAQRVADPLQAMLASGRMPTTVGGIMSPVIKVRNDELVNVAMHQMIEKGVNAVMIEPDASGQWGIMTDRDVLKKVISANRSPARTQVGEIATRPLVTVKREMSLSDASQRMAEANVRRVVVEMDGKPVGMVTDSDLFRTVEVFGWGEV, from the coding sequence ATGGCCTACCAGCATATCCGCATTCCCACGAGCGGTGAAAAGATTACCGTCAAGGATGGCAAGCTACACGTACCCGATCAGCCGATCGTCGGCTATGTGGAAGGCGACGGCATCGGTCCGGATATCACCAAGGCCTCCCTGCGAGTCTGGGACGCGGCGGTCGAGGAAGCCTACAGTGGCCAGCGCAAGATTAACTGGTGCGAAATCTTCCTGGGCGAGAAAGCCGCCGAGATTTACGACGGCAATTACTTCCCCGATGAAACCCTGGAAGCGATCAAAGAGCTGGTCGTGGCCATCAAGGGTCCCCTGACCACGCCGGTCGGTGGTGGCTTCCGCTCGCTGAACGTGGCCTTGCGCCAGGATCTGGACCTGTACGCCTGCGTCCGACCGGTGCGTTACTACCCCGGCGTACCCTCGCCGGTGCGCTTTCCCGAGAAAGTGGACGTCATCATCTTCCGCGAGAACACCGAGGACGTCTACGCCGGCATCGAGTACCAGTCCGGTTCCCCCGAGAACGTCAAACTGGCCAAGTTCCTGCGCGAGGAGATGGGCGCCAACTTCTTCGATGCCGCCGGGCTGGGCATCAAGCCGATTTCGCCATTCGCCTCCAAGCGGCTGGTGCGCAAGGCCATCCAGTACGCGATCGACCATGGCCGCGACAGCGTGACCCTGGTCCACAAGGGCAACATCATGAAGTTCACGGAAGGCGCCTTCCGGAACTGGGGCTACGAACTGGCGCGCGACGAGTTCCCGGATCAAACCATCACCGAGAACGACCTGTACAGCGTCTACGGCGGCAAGCAACCCCCCGGCAAGGTGGTGATCAAGGACCGTATCGCCGACATCATCTTCCAGTTGCTGCAATTGCGGCCGGAAGAATTCTCGGTGCTGGCCACCATGAACCTGAACGGTGACTACCTCTCCGACGCGGTGGCGGCGGAAGTGGGCGGCATCGGCATCGCGCCGGGCGCCAACATGGCCGACCATATCGCCGTGTTCGAGGCCACCCACGGCACCGCGCCCAAGTACGCCAATCTGGACAAGGTCAATCCCGGCTCCCTGATGCTGTCCGGCGTGATGATGTTGCAGTACATGGGTTGGAAGGAAGCCGCCGACCTGATCGAAATCGCGCTGACCCAGGTGATCGCCGACAAGACCGTTACTTACGATTTTGCCCGGCAGATGGAGGGCGCCACCGAGGTACCGACCAGCCAGTTCGGTGACCTGATCATCGCCAAGATCAAGGCGCACGGCGCCACCCTGCGCGCCGAGGCCGAACAGCGCCGTCGGGAACTCGAAGCCGAGCGCCGCGTTCTGGAAGCACAACGCGTGGCCGATCCCTTGCAGGCGATGCTGGCTTCCGGCCGCATGCCGACCACGGTGGGCGGCATCATGTCGCCAGTGATCAAAGTCAGGAACGACGAACTGGTCAACGTCGCCATGCACCAGATGATCGAAAAGGGTGTGAACGCGGTCATGATCGAGCCCGACGCCAGCGGCCAATGGGGCATCATGACCGACCGCGACGTGCTCAAGAAGGTCATCAGCGCCAATCGCTCGCCGGCGCGTACCCAGGTCGGCGAAATCGCCACCCGGCCGCTGGTGACGGTCAAGCGCGAAATGTCGCTGTCCGATGCCTCGCAGCGCATGGCCGAGGCCAACGTGCGCCGCGTCGTGGTCGAGATGGACGGCAAGCCGGTCGGCATGGTGACCGACAGCGATCTGTTCCGCACCGTGGAAGTGTTCGGCTGGGGCGAAGTCTGA
- a CDS encoding sulfite exporter TauE/SafE family protein, which yields MTLSLLFGLIVGFSLGLTGGGGSVFAVPLLVYGMNVPAHAAVVISLAAVGATALGGGLARLRDGEAEPRTALIFGLSGIVGAPLGAWLSPRFPAAALLTGFALLMLAVAFRMWRQASRRPEETRIVRVGPDPNDDTAGPACRYAPGGQLQFTSRCAVRLAAAGSATGLLSGLFGVGGGFLIVPALVLIASLPMRRAVATSLWVIAIISAIGLLSHIIAGHRLDIGITVGFVLGGLAGMAVGIAVGKRIAGPTLQKLFAGMIVAVAVFMLAKLVLR from the coding sequence ATGACTCTTAGCCTGCTCTTTGGCCTGATCGTCGGGTTTTCCCTGGGCCTGACCGGCGGTGGCGGTTCCGTGTTCGCCGTGCCGTTGCTGGTGTACGGCATGAATGTGCCGGCGCACGCGGCGGTGGTCATTTCGCTGGCGGCGGTCGGCGCTACCGCGCTGGGCGGTGGGCTGGCGCGGCTGCGCGACGGCGAGGCCGAACCACGCACCGCGCTGATCTTCGGTCTGTCCGGCATCGTCGGCGCGCCGCTGGGCGCCTGGTTGAGCCCACGGTTTCCCGCGGCGGCGCTGCTGACCGGTTTTGCCCTGCTGATGCTGGCGGTGGCGTTCCGCATGTGGCGGCAGGCCAGCCGCCGGCCGGAGGAAACCCGCATCGTTCGCGTGGGTCCCGATCCGAACGACGACACGGCCGGACCCGCCTGCCGCTATGCCCCCGGTGGTCAGTTGCAATTCACCTCACGCTGCGCGGTGCGGCTGGCGGCGGCCGGTTCCGCGACCGGTTTGCTGTCCGGGCTGTTCGGCGTGGGGGGCGGTTTCCTGATCGTGCCGGCGTTGGTGTTGATCGCTTCTCTACCGATGCGGCGGGCGGTCGCCACCTCGCTGTGGGTGATCGCCATCATCAGCGCCATCGGCTTGCTGTCCCATATCATCGCCGGTCACCGACTGGATATCGGGATCACGGTCGGCTTCGTGCTGGGCGGCCTGGCCGGCATGGCGGTGGGTATCGCGGTGGGCAAACGCATCGCCGGCCCCACCCTGCAAAAGCTGTTCGCCGGCATGATCGTGGCGGTGGCGGTGTTTATGTTGGCAAAGCTGGTTCTTCGTTGA
- a CDS encoding 5-(carboxyamino)imidazole ribonucleotide synthase, with protein sequence MNVGIVGGGQLARMLALAGYPLGLRFQVLDPAADACAGQIAPLIQGDYDNEARLRQLAEWAEVVTFDFENVPAAAARALERQTASFHPPAGALAAAQDRLYEKGLFWELDIPTPPFATVDSLEELRAAAVRVHLPAVLKTRRLGYDGKGQRVLRAPEDIEPAWRALGDVPLLLEGFVPFQREVSVLAARGRDGATVFYPLVENHHRNGILRLSRAPLAAPELEREGWNHARRLLERLNYVGLLAIEFFVRDDRLIANEMAPRVHNSGHWTIEGAVTSQFENHLRAILGLPLGSTAAVGHSVMLNCIGAMPERAAVLAVPGAHYHAYGKAPLPGRKVGHLTLRAEHPDALQTGLDQLLPLVGLEAGEFGRG encoded by the coding sequence ATGAACGTCGGCATCGTCGGCGGCGGCCAATTGGCACGAATGCTGGCGCTGGCCGGCTATCCGCTGGGTCTGCGGTTCCAGGTGCTCGATCCGGCCGCCGATGCCTGTGCCGGACAGATCGCGCCGCTGATCCAGGGCGATTACGATAACGAGGCCCGGCTCCGGCAACTGGCTGAATGGGCCGAGGTGGTGACCTTCGACTTCGAGAACGTGCCGGCGGCGGCGGCCCGCGCGCTGGAACGGCAAACCGCGAGTTTCCATCCGCCGGCCGGGGCGCTGGCGGCGGCGCAGGACCGACTGTATGAGAAGGGCCTGTTCTGGGAACTGGACATCCCGACGCCACCTTTCGCCACGGTCGATAGCCTGGAAGAACTGCGCGCCGCCGCGGTGCGGGTCCATCTGCCGGCGGTGCTGAAAACCCGTCGGCTGGGTTACGACGGCAAGGGCCAACGGGTGCTGCGCGCACCCGAAGACATCGAACCCGCCTGGCGGGCGTTGGGCGACGTGCCGCTGCTGCTGGAGGGCTTCGTGCCTTTTCAGCGGGAAGTGTCGGTGCTGGCGGCACGCGGCCGCGACGGCGCGACCGTGTTTTACCCGTTGGTGGAAAACCACCATCGTAACGGTATCCTGCGACTGTCGCGGGCGCCGTTGGCCGCGCCGGAGCTGGAACGTGAAGGCTGGAATCACGCCCGCCGACTGCTGGAGCGGCTGAATTACGTCGGGCTGCTGGCGATCGAGTTCTTCGTGCGGGACGACCGGCTGATCGCCAACGAAATGGCCCCGCGCGTCCACAACTCCGGGCACTGGACCATCGAGGGCGCGGTAACCAGCCAGTTCGAAAACCATCTACGGGCGATTCTCGGTCTGCCGCTGGGTTCGACCGCCGCCGTCGGCCATTCCGTCATGCTGAACTGCATCGGCGCGATGCCCGAGCGAGCGGCGGTGCTGGCCGTGCCCGGCGCGCATTATCACGCCTACGGCAAAGCGCCGCTTCCAGGCCGCAAGGTCGGGCATCTGACCCTGCGGGCGGAGCATCCCGACGCGCTGCAAACCGGCCTCGACCAGTTGCTGCCGCTGGTCGGTCTCGAAGCCGGCGAATTCGGCCGAGGCTGA
- a CDS encoding AAA family ATPase, which produces MDIRATSLEEVARRVGLVGIREFADDLHVAAEWRNNRVRHPRTIALASGYNAGVHTLSHYARPLSADLARTLLEDAREKLPVRAPGSPEVHRQLLYEILVAPELESLLSLEACAEYLARWDALRPEQGNRAPWLALPALGLLVDENLFGPDHVSKRLALNLATVRQVKTLRASDLRVRARRHYQNPARQAEMTEAVVAVESYMDAIQRGVEDTLSLAKALVVARPPKDEPEEDKNLPTPDPTPDPNPSDPPSLADESSDALLDGRDEDLAAIADAIDEAWTAFDEAPSEDIEIPVTLPSSQREVTGTTTVDRKVLDWVQAFCSQENWGGFLDTSETFLPVALAGAADRSPVFVHPDRVVTIEGEALSLEALLAAWDEDLPGLIGRHTQLAATWRAFQTLRTGLLPHLGKLIYHARSWLDGRPEILTQVRRYLELAATLYRETQENYRVMASSSPDWARSALEALLALDIVQLRVHLPNGKLAAKAVLLPTHPLYLWRNERLSTLLRGLTKSTSLDAGDREVVRRELERPEQFLSVVRLGSLPAGYGLNQLLPLASQVEGLPVFENLINACSGADGARALHQALDQYIILHPNHPYPLRVALINPPQPENLMMELVRLLNDPRYRGGQKLAAVDAAIYATGQHADRLRAALSFSNTRKEDEVQEKIAADRLHLHLDETCLSDEPPHLGDIVNRIKARPCHVAAIFDESTIRLRQRGAGQNLPMSPFCIRYDVQLDRRSGRIELRPQPGESPFSEFLLLMNELEGNQRDVTPHAYADAEALAQTADEILQGDHPAARWLFLADRALPSEAGMQSVRIWERREGMRDTFLAARDFGALARLIRPVFAHPLNLTVTPEHMSRLLHQGARLLGSGVLDIIRKQDGQPDQKKVIGFAGLLFAARDLQRRYPGALVLSVDHPLARLWLRTGKRALENRCDLLVLWKDETAAAFHLIAVEVKASNNDQIEIARLAHAVEQIGNTLEAVEDGLAAASLQPRSPLSIPRCEMLKQTLARAAQARSSDGAMDRANRLRWGGWLMELFAVEAGKMPHVQVSGDVISVLLRREAVGVAESLKPALQWPVIHRILGLPEVDNLLNWEPAAPTAITPARPVSAIETTAASESSPASAVPDPVSLPEEFSAQPLTSPSAPVPDRVQMAAAPIAPSNPATGQIWPPPVNALGMIGQYQAVDLLVKQAQLSKALGERFPDKLLVGPAGVGKSTLARSIGALLLNREPLFFSGSDLRRPSDLLERLTQEELVPAASGVGTIRIEPCLIFIDEVHGISASVATALLSAMDDRRITSIEGGLYDFNRVVFLLATTDQGKLSEAFQSRPNKTWLRSYTLHELAGIIWLHGKDCLDNAELSREACYEIAARARCNPRRSVRDLSEALRPHFFHCAGQQMDGTPSLRQAAELMIPENIAAFYESQGIDYNGLDDVARRFLHYLKQHGAVSEATLSQALGLTHRQDFVETAEYLVRLGLIETSSAGRSLTREGKRYLNSSPPPDLRSRISRAM; this is translated from the coding sequence ATGGATATTAGAGCAACGAGTCTTGAGGAAGTAGCACGGCGGGTAGGATTAGTTGGTATTCGAGAATTCGCCGATGACCTGCATGTGGCGGCGGAATGGCGTAATAATCGAGTACGACATCCCCGCACCATTGCACTCGCTAGCGGTTATAACGCGGGTGTGCATACCCTGAGTCATTATGCCCGCCCCTTGAGCGCCGACCTTGCGCGAACTCTACTCGAAGACGCGCGGGAAAAATTACCCGTTCGGGCTCCGGGTTCACCGGAAGTTCATCGCCAGCTTTTATACGAGATTTTGGTTGCGCCAGAACTGGAATCCCTGCTCTCGCTTGAAGCCTGTGCGGAGTATCTGGCCCGTTGGGATGCGCTGCGACCGGAACAAGGCAATCGCGCTCCATGGCTGGCCTTGCCTGCTCTCGGACTCTTGGTGGATGAAAATTTGTTCGGCCCGGATCACGTCAGCAAACGGCTTGCCCTGAACCTGGCCACCGTCCGGCAAGTGAAAACCCTCCGGGCATCCGACCTTCGCGTCCGGGCGCGGCGGCACTACCAAAATCCCGCGCGGCAAGCGGAAATGACCGAAGCGGTAGTCGCCGTGGAGTCGTATATGGACGCGATCCAGCGCGGTGTCGAAGATACGCTAAGTCTTGCCAAGGCGCTGGTCGTGGCCCGTCCGCCGAAGGATGAGCCCGAAGAGGACAAGAATCTCCCCACGCCTGACCCCACCCCTGATCCCAACCCAAGCGATCCGCCTTCCTTGGCTGATGAATCTTCCGACGCGCTCCTTGATGGACGCGACGAGGATTTGGCCGCCATTGCCGATGCCATTGATGAAGCCTGGACAGCCTTCGATGAGGCTCCCAGCGAGGATATCGAAATTCCAGTCACGCTGCCGTCCAGTCAGCGTGAGGTGACCGGAACGACAACGGTCGACCGCAAAGTGCTGGATTGGGTACAAGCTTTTTGTAGCCAGGAAAATTGGGGCGGATTTCTGGACACCTCGGAAACGTTTCTGCCAGTCGCACTGGCCGGTGCGGCGGATCGTTCTCCGGTTTTTGTGCACCCGGATCGGGTCGTGACCATCGAGGGTGAGGCGCTTTCGCTGGAGGCACTATTGGCGGCCTGGGATGAGGATCTGCCGGGATTGATCGGGCGCCACACCCAACTGGCCGCGACTTGGCGAGCATTTCAGACGCTGCGTACTGGTCTGTTGCCGCATCTCGGCAAGCTGATCTATCACGCCCGCTCCTGGTTGGATGGACGGCCCGAGATACTAACGCAAGTTCGCCGCTATCTCGAACTGGCCGCCACCCTGTACCGCGAAACCCAGGAAAACTATCGCGTCATGGCGTCGAGCAGCCCCGATTGGGCACGGTCGGCGCTGGAAGCGCTCCTGGCGTTGGACATCGTGCAGCTGCGGGTCCATTTGCCCAACGGCAAACTGGCCGCCAAGGCGGTGCTGTTGCCGACTCATCCCCTTTACCTGTGGCGCAACGAACGGCTCTCGACCCTATTGCGCGGTCTCACCAAAAGTACTTCCCTGGACGCTGGCGACCGCGAGGTAGTGCGCAGAGAACTGGAGCGTCCGGAACAATTCCTGTCCGTGGTACGGCTGGGCAGCCTGCCGGCGGGGTACGGTTTGAACCAGTTACTCCCGCTCGCCAGCCAGGTCGAAGGTTTGCCGGTATTCGAGAACCTGATCAATGCCTGCTCGGGGGCCGATGGCGCCCGCGCCCTGCATCAGGCACTGGATCAGTACATCATTCTGCACCCAAACCATCCCTATCCGCTGCGCGTGGCCCTGATCAATCCACCGCAGCCCGAAAATCTGATGATGGAGTTGGTGCGACTGCTCAACGACCCTCGCTATCGAGGCGGGCAGAAGCTAGCGGCGGTCGATGCGGCGATCTATGCCACTGGCCAACACGCGGATCGCCTGCGCGCCGCATTGAGTTTCAGCAATACCCGCAAGGAGGACGAGGTACAGGAAAAAATTGCCGCCGACCGCCTTCATCTGCATTTGGACGAAACCTGTCTGAGCGATGAACCGCCGCACCTGGGCGACATCGTGAACCGGATCAAGGCGCGGCCCTGCCATGTCGCGGCGATTTTCGATGAATCCACCATTCGCCTGCGCCAGCGGGGCGCGGGGCAGAATCTGCCGATGAGTCCGTTCTGCATCCGCTACGACGTGCAACTGGATCGCCGTTCCGGGCGCATCGAACTGCGCCCGCAGCCGGGTGAATCGCCGTTCAGCGAATTCCTGCTGTTGATGAACGAATTGGAGGGCAATCAGCGGGACGTGACTCCCCATGCCTACGCCGACGCCGAAGCGCTGGCCCAGACCGCCGACGAAATTCTGCAAGGTGATCATCCCGCCGCCCGTTGGCTGTTCCTCGCCGACCGGGCGCTGCCGTCCGAAGCCGGGATGCAGTCGGTGCGGATCTGGGAACGGCGCGAAGGGATGCGCGACACGTTTCTGGCAGCGCGGGATTTTGGCGCGCTGGCCCGCCTGATTCGGCCTGTATTCGCCCACCCGCTCAACCTGACGGTGACCCCGGAACACATGAGCCGTTTACTGCATCAGGGCGCACGGCTGTTGGGCAGCGGGGTGCTGGACATCATCAGAAAGCAGGACGGGCAACCCGATCAGAAGAAGGTTATCGGCTTCGCCGGTCTGCTGTTCGCCGCCCGCGACTTGCAGCGCCGTTATCCGGGTGCGCTGGTACTTTCCGTCGATCACCCGCTGGCGCGGCTCTGGCTGCGGACGGGGAAGCGGGCGCTGGAGAATCGTTGTGATTTGCTGGTCTTGTGGAAAGACGAAACGGCGGCGGCGTTCCATCTAATCGCGGTGGAGGTCAAGGCGTCGAACAACGATCAAATCGAGATCGCCCGCTTGGCTCATGCCGTGGAACAGATCGGCAACACCTTGGAGGCGGTGGAAGACGGGCTCGCCGCCGCGTCGCTCCAGCCGCGCTCCCCGCTCTCCATCCCCCGTTGCGAAATGTTGAAACAAACACTGGCCCGTGCCGCGCAGGCGCGTTCCAGCGACGGAGCGATGGATCGCGCCAACCGGCTGCGCTGGGGCGGCTGGCTGATGGAACTGTTCGCCGTGGAAGCAGGAAAGATGCCGCATGTCCAAGTTAGCGGCGATGTGATCAGCGTGCTCTTACGCCGGGAAGCGGTGGGAGTTGCGGAATCCCTGAAACCAGCGCTGCAATGGCCGGTCATTCATCGAATACTCGGTCTGCCGGAAGTCGACAACCTGTTGAACTGGGAACCAGCCGCGCCCACTGCCATTACGCCCGCTCGCCCTGTCTCCGCAATCGAGACGACCGCTGCCTCGGAATCATCCCCGGCATCGGCGGTCCCCGATCCCGTTTCACTACCCGAGGAATTCAGCGCACAGCCGCTGACGTCTCCATCTGCCCCGGTCCCGGATCGCGTACAGATGGCGGCAGCGCCTATCGCTCCATCCAATCCGGCAACCGGGCAAATCTGGCCACCCCCGGTCAATGCCTTGGGCATGATCGGCCAATATCAGGCGGTTGATCTGCTGGTCAAACAGGCCCAGCTCTCCAAAGCGCTCGGCGAACGCTTTCCCGACAAGCTGCTGGTGGGTCCCGCCGGCGTGGGTAAAAGCACCCTGGCACGGAGCATTGGCGCACTGCTGCTGAATCGGGAACCCTTGTTCTTCAGCGGTTCCGATTTGCGCCGTCCGAGCGATTTGCTGGAACGGCTAACGCAGGAAGAGTTGGTGCCGGCCGCATCTGGAGTTGGAACGATACGTATCGAGCCATGCCTGATTTTCATCGATGAAGTACATGGCATTTCGGCATCTGTGGCTACCGCGCTTCTGAGCGCCATGGATGATCGCCGAATTACGTCCATCGAGGGTGGTCTTTACGATTTCAACCGGGTGGTGTTCCTGCTGGCGACCACGGATCAGGGCAAGTTGTCGGAGGCTTTCCAAAGCCGGCCCAATAAAACCTGGTTGCGTTCCTACACACTGCACGAATTGGCCGGCATCATCTGGCTGCATGGCAAGGATTGCCTGGACAATGCGGAGCTGTCGCGGGAAGCCTGTTACGAAATTGCTGCCCGAGCGCGCTGCAACCCGCGCCGCAGCGTCCGCGACCTGAGCGAAGCGTTGCGCCCGCATTTCTTTCATTGTGCGGGGCAGCAAATGGACGGAACTCCGTCGCTACGGCAAGCCGCCGAATTGATGATTCCGGAGAACATTGCGGCTTTCTACGAATCGCAGGGTATCGACTATAACGGCCTCGACGACGTGGCCCGTCGCTTCCTGCATTATCTCAAACAGCACGGTGCGGTTTCGGAAGCCACCTTGAGTCAGGCGCTGGGTTTGACGCACCGGCAGGATTTCGTGGAAACGGCGGAATATCTGGTGCGCCTGGGTTTGATCGAAACTTCGTCGGCGGGACGGAGTTTAACGCGGGAGGGAAAGCGATATTTGAACTCCAGCCCGCCGCCCGATTTGCGTAGTCGGATTTCGCGAGCGATGTAG
- the purE gene encoding 5-(carboxyamino)imidazole ribonucleotide mutase produces the protein MNPLVGLIMGSKSDWSTLEHAANTLDALGVPHEVRVVSAHRTPDLLFEYAAGAETRGLEVIIAGAGGAAHLPGMVAAKTMLPVLGVPVQSQALNGMDSLLSIVQMPGGIPVGTLAIGKAGAINAALLAAALLGNKYPAIREAARAFRARQTAAVLAEPDPRNPQP, from the coding sequence ATGAATCCACTGGTGGGTTTGATCATGGGCTCCAAATCCGACTGGAGTACCCTGGAACACGCGGCGAACACGCTGGACGCGCTCGGCGTGCCGCATGAAGTACGAGTGGTATCGGCCCACCGCACGCCCGATCTGCTGTTCGAGTACGCCGCCGGCGCCGAGACCCGCGGTTTGGAGGTCATCATCGCCGGGGCCGGCGGCGCCGCCCACCTGCCGGGCATGGTCGCCGCCAAAACGATGTTGCCGGTGCTGGGCGTACCGGTGCAGTCGCAGGCGCTCAACGGCATGGATTCGCTGCTGTCGATCGTGCAGATGCCGGGCGGCATCCCGGTCGGCACCCTGGCGATCGGCAAGGCCGGCGCGATCAACGCCGCCCTGCTGGCCGCCGCCCTGCTCGGCAATAAATATCCCGCCATCCGCGAAGCCGCGCGCGCGTTCCGCGCGCGGCAGACCGCCGCCGTACTGGCCGAACCCGATCCACGGAATCCGCAACCATGA
- a CDS encoding tetratricopeptide repeat protein — protein MTVNDTLVAFTLLVTMLAVVVGAMAYWEFSQIRTLRQNLQQFQIELRQQLFRAQKAQQRIIASYGMADPVQRIALLKSAIDADPDSFNGYNALGYACLDQGDLHAAIAAFKEASVRHPDAKEGYFDLAEAYRRLGRIDLCKAALEQAVKHDPTAKDDLANDSRFQNL, from the coding sequence ATGACCGTCAACGATACCCTGGTTGCCTTCACGCTGTTGGTGACGATGCTCGCTGTGGTAGTTGGGGCGATGGCGTATTGGGAGTTTAGCCAAATCAGAACCTTGCGCCAAAATCTCCAACAGTTCCAAATCGAGCTGCGTCAACAACTGTTCCGTGCCCAGAAAGCGCAGCAACGCATCATTGCCAGTTACGGCATGGCCGATCCCGTGCAGCGGATCGCCCTGCTGAAATCCGCCATAGACGCCGATCCCGATAGCTTCAATGGCTACAATGCCCTGGGTTACGCCTGTCTGGATCAAGGTGACCTGCACGCCGCCATTGCCGCTTTCAAGGAAGCCTCGGTTCGCCATCCTGACGCCAAGGAAGGCTATTTCGACCTGGCCGAAGCCTATCGACGGCTCGGTCGAATCGATCTGTGCAAAGCCGCGCTGGAACAGGCGGTCAAACACGATCCGACCGCGAAAGACGATTTGGCCAACGACAGCCGGTTCCAGAACCTCTAA